One genomic window of Pseudoxanthomonas sp. includes the following:
- a CDS encoding alpha/beta hydrolase: MPTVKTKDGAEIFYKDWGTGTPVVFSHGWPLNGDAWDPQMLFLVQQGYRVIAHDRRGHGRSSQTATGNDMDTYADDLAAVIEHLDLKDAMLVGHSTGGGEVAHYIGRHGTKRVAKAVLVGAVPPIMLKTEANPGGLPLSVFDGIREGVAKDRSQFYKDLSGPFFGANRPDSKASQGMRDAFWAQGMTGSVLGQYLCVKEFSEVDYTEDLKKIDVPTLVIHGDADQIVPIDDSGKLSAKIVKNATLKIYKDAPHGLAATHADQLNADLLAFLKS, translated from the coding sequence ATGCCGACCGTCAAAACCAAAGATGGCGCCGAGATTTTCTACAAGGACTGGGGCACCGGCACGCCCGTGGTGTTCTCCCATGGCTGGCCGCTCAACGGTGATGCCTGGGACCCGCAGATGCTGTTCCTGGTCCAGCAGGGCTACCGCGTCATCGCCCACGACCGCCGTGGCCACGGCCGTTCCAGCCAGACCGCGACCGGCAATGACATGGACACCTACGCCGATGACCTGGCCGCGGTGATCGAGCACCTGGACCTGAAGGACGCGATGCTGGTCGGCCACTCCACCGGCGGCGGCGAAGTGGCGCATTACATCGGCCGCCATGGCACTAAGCGCGTGGCCAAGGCCGTGCTGGTCGGCGCGGTACCGCCGATCATGCTCAAGACCGAAGCCAATCCCGGCGGCCTGCCGCTGTCGGTGTTCGACGGCATCCGCGAAGGCGTGGCCAAGGATCGCTCGCAGTTCTACAAGGACCTGTCCGGCCCGTTCTTCGGCGCCAACCGCCCCGACTCCAAGGCCTCGCAGGGCATGCGCGATGCGTTCTGGGCGCAGGGCATGACCGGCAGCGTGCTGGGCCAGTACCTGTGCGTGAAGGAATTCTCCGAAGTGGATTACACCGAGGACCTGAAGAAGATCGACGTGCCGACCCTGGTCATCCACGGCGACGCCGACCAGATCGTGCCGATCGATGACTCGGGCAAGCTGTCGGCCAAGATCGTCAAAAACGCCACGCTGAAGATCTACAAGGACGCGCCGCATGGCCTGGCCGCAACCCACGCCGACCAGCTCAATGCCGACCTGCTGGCCTTCCTGAAAAGCTGA
- a CDS encoding XapX domain-containing protein: MKPYLLSLAAGLLVGLVYSLINVRSPAPPVIALVGLLGILVGEQLPPLARQLLGRTPTEISWIGHQVKPHMFGQLPKGERPSKDTPTPQPPARRENHDA; the protein is encoded by the coding sequence ATGAAGCCCTATCTGCTTTCGCTGGCGGCCGGCCTGCTGGTCGGCCTGGTCTACAGCCTGATCAACGTGCGCTCACCCGCGCCGCCGGTCATCGCCCTGGTCGGCCTGCTCGGCATCCTGGTCGGTGAACAGCTGCCGCCACTCGCCCGCCAGCTCCTGGGCCGCACACCGACCGAGATCAGCTGGATCGGCCACCAGGTCAAGCCGCACATGTTCGGCCAGCTGCCCAAGGGCGAACGCCCGTCGAAGGACACCCCCACACCCCAACCGCCTGCCCGCCGCGAGAACCACGACGCATGA
- a CDS encoding MFS transporter — MSSEKPSTGGSFAPLAQPVFAVLWAAAVLGNTGSFIRDVASSWMVTELSANPTAVALIQTAATLPVFLLAIPAGVLSDILDRRRFLLFIQVMLAGVSLTLLLLTRSGALTVEYLIGMTFIGGIGAALMGPAWQSIVPELVPRADLKNAVALNSLGINIARAIGPALGGVLLANFGASLAYGADVLSYVFVIAALLWWKRPANTHDALSEQFLGALRAGLRFTRSSRELHVVLLRTAVFFLFASSVWALLPLVARQLLHGTAGFYGVLLGAVGAGAIAGALLLPRLRARFDADGLILVASACTVVVMGGLAMAPPQWLSVVLMLLLGVGWIIALTTLNGVAQAVLPNWVRGRALAVYLMVFNGAMAAGSFGWGLVAQEVGVPRALVIGAVGLALIALLFHRVRLPTGEADLQASNHWPEPLTSPTVSNDRGPVMILIEYRVATRHHAAFQAAITRLSLGRRRDGAYLWGITEDAADPQKIVEWFMVESWAEHLRQHRRVSNADADLQSEALQYHLGPEPPVVRHFITMDGRHHGPAADALPHVHA, encoded by the coding sequence ATGTCTTCTGAAAAACCATCCACCGGCGGTAGCTTCGCGCCCCTGGCCCAGCCGGTGTTCGCGGTGCTGTGGGCCGCGGCGGTGCTGGGCAATACCGGCAGCTTCATCCGCGACGTGGCCAGTTCGTGGATGGTCACCGAACTGTCGGCCAATCCGACGGCAGTCGCGCTGATCCAGACCGCAGCGACCCTGCCGGTGTTCCTGCTGGCAATCCCGGCCGGGGTGCTGTCGGACATCCTGGACCGGCGCCGGTTCCTGCTGTTCATCCAGGTCATGCTGGCCGGGGTCAGCCTGACCCTGCTGCTGCTCACCCGCAGCGGCGCGCTGACGGTGGAATACCTGATCGGCATGACCTTCATCGGCGGCATCGGCGCTGCGCTGATGGGGCCTGCCTGGCAGTCGATCGTGCCGGAGCTGGTGCCGCGCGCGGACCTGAAGAACGCAGTGGCCCTGAACTCGCTGGGCATCAACATCGCCCGCGCGATCGGTCCGGCCCTTGGCGGCGTGCTGCTGGCCAATTTCGGTGCGTCGCTGGCCTATGGCGCCGACGTGCTGAGCTATGTCTTCGTGATCGCCGCGCTGCTGTGGTGGAAGCGCCCGGCCAATACCCACGATGCCTTGTCCGAGCAGTTCCTGGGCGCGCTGCGTGCCGGCCTGCGCTTCACCCGTTCCAGCCGCGAACTGCACGTGGTGTTGCTGCGCACGGCGGTGTTCTTCCTGTTCGCCAGTTCGGTGTGGGCGCTGCTGCCACTGGTCGCGCGCCAGCTACTGCATGGCACGGCCGGCTTCTACGGCGTGCTGCTGGGCGCGGTCGGTGCTGGCGCAATCGCCGGCGCGCTGCTGCTGCCGCGCCTGCGTGCACGCTTCGATGCCGATGGCCTGATCCTGGTCGCATCGGCCTGCACCGTGGTGGTGATGGGCGGGCTGGCGATGGCGCCGCCGCAATGGCTCAGCGTGGTGTTGATGCTGTTGCTCGGCGTGGGCTGGATCATCGCCCTGACCACGCTCAACGGCGTGGCCCAGGCGGTGCTGCCCAACTGGGTGCGCGGACGGGCGCTGGCCGTCTACCTGATGGTGTTCAACGGCGCGATGGCGGCCGGCAGCTTCGGCTGGGGCCTGGTCGCGCAGGAAGTCGGCGTGCCGCGTGCCTTGGTGATCGGCGCTGTCGGCCTGGCGCTGATCGCGCTGCTGTTCCATCGCGTGCGCCTGCCCACCGGCGAAGCCGACCTGCAGGCCTCCAACCACTGGCCCGAGCCGCTCACCAGCCCGACGGTCAGCAACGACCGCGGCCCGGTGATGATCCTGATCGAATACCGCGTCGCCACCAGGCACCACGCCGCCTTCCAGGCCGCGATCACCCGCCTGTCGCTGGGCCGTCGCCGCGATGGCGCCTACCTGTGGGGCATCACCGAGGACGCCGCTGATCCGCAGAAGATCGTCGAGTGGTTCATGGTCGAGTCGTGGGCCGAACACCTGCGCCAGCATCGCCGCGTGTCCAACGCCGATGCCGACCTGCAATCCGAAGCGTTGCAGTACCACCTGGGCCCCGAACCGCCAGTGGTGCGCCACTTCATCACGATGGACGGCCGCCACCACGGCCCGGCCGCAGACGCGTTGCCGCATGTCCACGCCTGA
- a CDS encoding pirin family protein, which produces MFDITQANTRGVANHGWLKSRHTFSFGSYFNPNQVGFSDLRVINDDRVDAGEGFGAHPHRDMEIFSYVLEGALAHKDSMGTGSVIRPGDVQMMSAGSGVSHSEFNGSQDEAVHFLQIWIVPNERNAEPRYQERNFSDAEKRGQLRLIISPDGAQESLQVRQDVRVYAGLFDGDATATFDMAAQRYAYVHVARGEVELNGKLLREGDGVRVRESQALTFANGKDSEVLLFDLRPFELPGMQ; this is translated from the coding sequence ATGTTCGACATCACTCAGGCCAACACCCGCGGCGTCGCCAACCATGGCTGGCTCAAGTCCCGCCATACCTTTTCGTTCGGCAGCTACTTCAACCCGAACCAGGTCGGCTTTTCGGACCTGCGCGTCATCAACGATGACCGGGTCGATGCGGGCGAAGGTTTCGGTGCCCATCCGCACCGCGACATGGAGATCTTCTCCTACGTGCTGGAAGGCGCGCTGGCGCACAAGGACTCGATGGGCACCGGCTCGGTGATCCGCCCGGGCGACGTGCAGATGATGAGCGCCGGCAGCGGCGTGTCGCATAGCGAGTTCAACGGCTCGCAGGACGAGGCGGTGCATTTCCTGCAGATCTGGATCGTGCCCAACGAGCGCAATGCCGAACCGCGTTACCAGGAGCGCAACTTCAGCGATGCCGAAAAGCGTGGCCAGCTGCGCCTGATCATCTCGCCCGACGGTGCGCAGGAATCGCTGCAGGTGCGTCAGGACGTGCGGGTCTACGCCGGCCTGTTCGACGGCGATGCCACGGCGACCTTCGACATGGCCGCCCAGCGCTACGCCTACGTGCACGTGGCACGCGGCGAGGTTGAGCTCAATGGCAAGCTGCTGCGCGAAGGCGACGGCGTGCGGGTGCGCGAGTCGCAGGCGCTGACGTTCGCCAACGGCAAGGACAGTGAAGTGCTGCTGTTCGACCTGCGCCCGTTCGAACTGCCGGGCATGCAGTAA
- a CDS encoding glyoxalase, with the protein MRLTLSLCISAVLLFGAGTPAFAKQPATTPSVSVGPQYDTTHVYVAPGDVDAFVRSFTATFGGQSTHQVVATVTPTPSSTTSQLVQTPAGTVSLFGFKTPVPAPFGDERTGYLVTDMAQAIKAARAAGAEVLVEPFKDPIGLDAVIAWPGGVNMQLYWHDTAPHYAPLETVPENRVYVSRDRADAFVKAFVSFAHGTVEHDDRNADGALIGRPRDTFRSIALHSGFGEMQVLVTDGHLPWPYGHEMTGYAVKDLDATLARAKAAGVQVLVPEVTTRTRRSAVLQFPGGYIAEIHAATQS; encoded by the coding sequence ATGCGCCTGACACTGTCCCTCTGCATTTCCGCCGTCCTGCTGTTCGGCGCCGGCACGCCCGCCTTCGCCAAGCAGCCGGCGACCACGCCATCGGTATCGGTCGGCCCGCAGTACGACACCACCCACGTCTATGTCGCACCGGGCGACGTGGACGCCTTCGTGCGCAGCTTCACCGCCACCTTCGGCGGCCAGAGCACGCACCAGGTGGTTGCGACCGTCACCCCGACGCCGAGCAGCACGACCTCGCAGCTGGTGCAGACGCCGGCCGGCACGGTGTCGTTGTTCGGTTTCAAGACGCCGGTGCCGGCGCCGTTCGGCGATGAGCGCACCGGCTACCTGGTCACCGACATGGCGCAGGCAATCAAGGCCGCACGCGCGGCCGGGGCCGAAGTGCTGGTGGAGCCGTTCAAGGACCCGATCGGCCTGGATGCGGTCATCGCCTGGCCGGGCGGCGTGAACATGCAGCTGTACTGGCACGACACCGCGCCGCACTATGCGCCGCTGGAAACCGTGCCGGAGAACCGCGTGTATGTGTCGCGCGACCGCGCCGATGCCTTCGTCAAGGCCTTCGTGAGCTTCGCCCACGGCACGGTCGAACACGACGACCGCAACGCCGATGGCGCGCTGATCGGTCGCCCCCGCGACACTTTCCGCAGCATCGCGCTGCACTCCGGCTTCGGTGAGATGCAGGTGCTGGTCACCGATGGCCACCTGCCCTGGCCGTACGGCCACGAGATGACCGGCTATGCGGTCAAGGACCTGGACGCGACCCTGGCCAGGGCCAAGGCGGCCGGCGTACAGGTGCTGGTGCCGGAAGTGACGACCAGGACGCGTCGTTCGGCCGTGCTGCAATTCCCCGGCGGTTACATCGCCGAGATCCACGCCGCCACGCAGTCCTGA
- a CDS encoding AraC family transcriptional regulator, with translation MPPAFASPGLQLRLFVDQVMVALQIQLLQAQADAQRPSAKGVLPPWQLQRARDMLVAGVQGGISVAEVAAHCGLSRGYFCQAFKRSTGCTPHRWLQDVRVTQAKALLLGTMPIIEIASRCGFADQSHLTRVFGRVVGMPPARWRALNK, from the coding sequence ATGCCGCCCGCGTTCGCATCCCCGGGCCTGCAGTTGCGGCTGTTCGTGGACCAGGTGATGGTCGCGCTGCAGATCCAGCTGCTGCAGGCGCAGGCCGATGCACAGCGGCCGTCCGCCAAGGGCGTGCTGCCGCCCTGGCAGTTGCAGCGGGCCAGGGACATGCTGGTCGCGGGTGTGCAGGGCGGCATCTCGGTGGCCGAGGTGGCGGCGCACTGCGGGCTGTCGCGCGGCTACTTCTGCCAGGCGTTCAAGCGCAGCACCGGCTGCACGCCGCATCGCTGGCTGCAGGATGTCCGGGTCACGCAGGCCAAGGCGCTGCTGCTGGGCACCATGCCGATCATCGAGATCGCCAGTCGCTGCGGCTTCGCCGACCAGAGCCATCTGACCCGCGTGTTCGGCCGGGTGGTCGGCATGCCGCCGGCGCGCTGGCGTGCGCTCAACAAGTGA
- a CDS encoding SLAC1 anion channel family protein, protein MVMPESTTAATPQPTLEQPLLARLSIAMFAIVMGVGGLGNAWALAHAVFGAPLVISQLLLALALIVFALLAIAHLAKLGFHFKAVVAEFAHPVRSSFFPATSVAAIVLSIGTRVYSVELAQGLWWFGAVLHLLLAVTLIRRWITHAQDESVLTPAWFIPIVGNILVPVGGVPLGHVEISWFFFSVGLVFWLMFFSIVLHRVLFVPAMSVRSVPTLFILLAPPSIGLSAYLAFTGGFAGPLAHILYSLALFIAILLVTLLRHVSHGPFFMSWWAMTFPVDGWAGATLAYAHAQPSGYARAIAVFALASASLVVLLIAGRTAFYMASGKAFREE, encoded by the coding sequence ATGGTGATGCCCGAATCCACGACCGCGGCCACGCCGCAACCCACGCTGGAACAGCCGCTCCTGGCGCGCCTGTCGATTGCGATGTTCGCCATCGTCATGGGCGTCGGTGGCCTGGGCAATGCCTGGGCACTGGCCCACGCCGTGTTCGGTGCGCCGCTGGTCATCAGCCAGCTGCTGCTGGCGCTGGCACTGATCGTCTTCGCTCTGCTGGCAATCGCGCACCTGGCCAAGCTGGGGTTCCATTTCAAGGCCGTGGTCGCGGAGTTCGCCCACCCGGTGCGCTCCAGCTTCTTCCCGGCCACTTCGGTGGCCGCCATCGTGCTGAGCATCGGCACGCGCGTCTATTCGGTCGAGCTTGCGCAGGGCCTGTGGTGGTTTGGCGCGGTGCTGCACCTGCTGCTGGCGGTGACGCTGATCCGGCGCTGGATCACCCACGCACAGGACGAAAGCGTGCTGACGCCTGCATGGTTCATCCCCATCGTCGGCAACATCCTGGTGCCGGTCGGCGGGGTGCCGCTGGGCCACGTGGAGATCAGCTGGTTCTTCTTTTCGGTCGGCCTGGTGTTCTGGCTGATGTTCTTCAGCATCGTGCTGCACCGGGTGCTGTTCGTCCCGGCGATGAGCGTGCGCAGCGTGCCGACGCTGTTCATCCTGCTGGCACCGCCTTCGATCGGGCTCTCGGCGTACCTGGCCTTCACCGGCGGCTTTGCCGGGCCGCTGGCGCACATCCTCTACAGCCTGGCGCTGTTCATCGCCATCCTGCTGGTCACCTTGCTGCGGCACGTGTCGCATGGGCCGTTCTTCATGAGCTGGTGGGCGATGACCTTCCCGGTCGATGGCTGGGCCGGTGCGACGCTGGCCTATGCGCACGCGCAACCGTCCGGCTACGCGCGGGCGATTGCGGTGTTCGCGCTGGCTTCGGCCTCGTTGGTGGTGCTGTTGATCGCCGGACGGACCGCGTTCTACATGGCCAGCGGCAAGGCCTTCCGCGAAGAATGA
- a CDS encoding LysR family transcriptional regulator: protein MNQLEDMRLFVQTVDSGSFTQAADKLGLSKQFVSKRLMALESRLGVQLLIRTTRTLRTTEVGQMYYEQATRVVHEVDGIEQAIARQNAMPRGRLRISAPMTFGTMHLSPVIPRFLAAYPEVNLELELNDRTVDLIGEGFDAGVRIGVLPDSSLIGLRVSHMELVTCCSPEYLARRGEPARPEDLPQHDCLPYGHRRHVEWTFAAQGKPKLVAINGRLCANNGEVVRDAACAGLGITQLPTFIVGDALQDGRLVTVLDAYRPPISGVYTVYPGHRQPSLAVRAFAEFMRSTFAAPMRAAPQQRAKNA, encoded by the coding sequence ATGAATCAACTCGAGGACATGCGCCTGTTCGTCCAGACCGTGGATTCGGGCAGCTTCACCCAGGCCGCGGACAAGCTGGGGCTGTCCAAGCAGTTCGTCAGCAAGCGGCTGATGGCGCTGGAATCACGGCTGGGCGTGCAGCTGCTGATCCGCACCACCCGCACCCTGCGCACCACCGAGGTTGGCCAGATGTATTACGAGCAGGCCACCCGCGTGGTGCACGAGGTGGACGGCATCGAGCAGGCCATCGCCCGCCAGAACGCGATGCCGCGCGGGCGCCTGCGGATCAGCGCGCCGATGACCTTCGGCACCATGCACCTGAGCCCGGTGATCCCGCGCTTCCTGGCCGCCTATCCGGAAGTGAACCTGGAACTGGAGCTCAACGACCGCACGGTCGACCTGATCGGCGAAGGCTTCGATGCCGGCGTGCGCATCGGCGTGCTGCCCGACTCCAGCCTGATCGGCCTGCGCGTGTCGCACATGGAACTGGTGACCTGCTGCAGCCCGGAGTACCTGGCCCGTCGCGGCGAACCCGCGCGTCCCGAAGACCTGCCGCAGCACGACTGCCTGCCCTACGGACATCGCCGGCATGTCGAATGGACCTTCGCCGCGCAGGGCAAGCCGAAGCTGGTCGCGATCAATGGACGCCTGTGTGCCAACAACGGCGAGGTGGTGCGCGATGCCGCCTGCGCCGGCCTGGGCATCACCCAGCTGCCGACCTTCATCGTCGGCGACGCCTTGCAGGATGGCCGCCTGGTCACCGTGCTGGATGCGTACCGCCCGCCGATCTCTGGCGTGTACACGGTCTATCCCGGCCATCGCCAGCCATCGCTGGCGGTGCGCGCGTTCGCCGAATTCATGCGCAGCACGTTCGCCGCGCCGATGCGTGCGGCGCCCCAGCAGCGCGCGAAGAACGCCTGA
- a CDS encoding alginate export family protein, which produces MSLRLTPLLALLCLPACAWAQQAADSGTARPALKSNRWQEDWSPLLDPAARTQPFDRLKAIALGPDAYLSLGAILRERIESNHASAFGVGRDDDSYLLQRLQVHADLRIGSHWQVFTQLEDVRAFEKTTIGPADRNPLDLRMAFVAYTTPLAGGELKVRVGRQEFAFDLQRFVSLRDGPNVRQSFDAVWANYEHGPWRWIGFVSQPVQYSAGSEFDDTSNRHFAFDTLRVERQVLGTDELSLYYARYELDDSTYLDAVGDERRDILDARFAGVQGALDWDLEAMGQRGHVGGVPVQAWGMGGRIGYTLKGAALSPRIGLQVDAASGDRKPGDGRLETFNPLFPNGYYFSLAGYTGYSNLLHIKPALTIHPSERLTVTAAVGLLWRQSTADAVYVQPDVPLAGTAGIGGRWTGAYAQLRTDWKINPNLGAAIELVQYQAGSVIRDAGGSDSHYAGGELKFTW; this is translated from the coding sequence ATGTCCCTGCGCCTGACACCGCTGCTGGCCCTGCTGTGCCTGCCCGCCTGCGCGTGGGCACAGCAGGCCGCCGACAGCGGCACCGCCCGGCCCGCGTTGAAATCCAACCGCTGGCAGGAAGACTGGTCGCCGCTACTGGACCCGGCCGCACGCACCCAGCCGTTCGACCGCCTGAAGGCCATCGCGCTGGGGCCGGATGCGTACCTGTCGCTGGGCGCGATCCTGCGCGAGCGCATCGAATCCAACCACGCCTCGGCCTTCGGCGTGGGCCGCGATGACGACAGCTATCTGCTGCAACGCCTGCAGGTGCATGCCGACCTGCGCATCGGCAGCCACTGGCAGGTGTTCACCCAGCTTGAAGATGTGCGCGCATTCGAGAAGACGACGATCGGACCGGCCGACCGCAATCCGCTGGACCTGCGCATGGCCTTCGTCGCCTACACCACGCCACTGGCCGGCGGCGAGCTGAAGGTGCGCGTGGGCCGGCAGGAATTCGCTTTCGACCTACAGCGTTTCGTCTCGCTGCGCGACGGGCCGAACGTGCGCCAGTCCTTCGATGCGGTGTGGGCCAATTACGAACACGGCCCGTGGCGCTGGATCGGTTTCGTCAGCCAGCCGGTGCAGTATTCGGCCGGGTCGGAGTTCGACGACACCTCCAATCGGCATTTCGCCTTCGACACCCTGCGCGTGGAACGGCAGGTACTGGGCACCGACGAGCTGTCGCTGTACTACGCGCGTTACGAACTGGACGACAGCACCTACCTGGATGCGGTCGGCGACGAGCGCCGCGACATCCTGGATGCGCGCTTCGCCGGCGTGCAGGGCGCGCTGGACTGGGACCTTGAAGCGATGGGCCAGCGCGGCCACGTTGGCGGCGTGCCGGTGCAGGCCTGGGGCATGGGCGGGCGCATCGGCTACACCTTGAAGGGTGCCGCGCTGTCGCCACGCATCGGCCTGCAGGTCGATGCGGCCTCCGGCGACCGCAAGCCCGGTGATGGCCGCCTGGAAACCTTCAACCCGCTGTTCCCCAACGGCTATTACTTCTCGCTGGCCGGCTACACCGGCTACAGCAACCTGCTGCACATCAAGCCGGCGTTGACCATCCACCCCAGCGAACGCCTGACGGTCACCGCCGCGGTCGGCCTGCTGTGGCGGCAGAGCACGGCCGATGCGGTGTACGTGCAACCGGACGTGCCATTGGCCGGCACCGCGGGCATCGGCGGGCGCTGGACCGGTGCCTACGCGCAGCTGCGCACGGACTGGAAGATCAACCCGAATCTCGGTGCCGCCATCGAACTGGTCCAGTACCAGGCGGGCAGCGTCATCCGCGATGCGGGCGGCAGCGACAGTCACTACGCCGGAGGCGAATTGAAGTTCACATGGTGA
- a CDS encoding DoxX family protein codes for MLGGVMEALREALTSPWLHWLGLLFLCSAYLQGPFDKLRDFRGAVAEMRHFGLRPALPFAAFTIVFELTASALVLTGWYRWAGALGLGRFTVLANFMADRFWGLQKPERSQVANSFFEHWGLTGGFLLVAWHDLGGRDVF; via the coding sequence ATGCTGGGCGGTGTGATGGAGGCGCTGCGCGAGGCCCTCACCTCGCCCTGGCTGCACTGGCTGGGGCTGCTGTTCCTGTGCTCGGCGTATCTGCAGGGGCCGTTCGACAAGCTGCGGGATTTCCGTGGCGCGGTGGCCGAGATGCGGCACTTCGGGCTGCGCCCGGCCTTGCCGTTCGCAGCCTTCACCATCGTCTTCGAGCTGACCGCCAGCGCGCTGGTGCTGACCGGCTGGTACCGCTGGGCCGGCGCCCTGGGACTGGGCCGCTTCACCGTGCTGGCCAACTTCATGGCGGATCGCTTCTGGGGCTTGCAGAAGCCCGAGCGCAGCCAGGTCGCCAATTCCTTCTTCGAACACTGGGGCCTGACCGGCGGCTTCCTGCTGGTCGCCTGGCATGACCTGGGAGGTCGTGATGTCTTCTGA